The Streptomyces sp. NBC_00659 genomic interval GCTCATCATGTTGAACACCGAACGCCCCAGCAGATAGCCCTCCTTGGCGAGGATCTCCGTCAGCAGGCCCCACAGGACCCCGCCGCCGAACGACTGGATCAGGCCGAGGAGCAGGAGGAGGGCGAAGATCGTCCAGATCGGCAGCCCGGGGATCGCCATCGCCGCCGTGCCGAGTCCGAAGAGGAGCGCGATGCCCGCCACGGTCGCGCGCGGCGGCAGCCGGTCGGCGGCCGAGAGCATGGTGGCCGCGCCGACCATCTGGGCGAGCGAGGGCCCGAACATGCTCAGCGCGGTGAGCAACGGCGAGTCGGTGGCCCGGTACACCAGGGTGCCGAGAGCCAGACCGCTCACCGTCGAGGCGGCGGTCCGAAAGCAGGAGGACAGGAAGAGCGGGGTGAACTCCCGCGTGCGGAAGAGCTCGGAGTAGCTGCGCATCCGCGGAGTCTGCGGGGTCGTACGCACGGTCGATATTGTTTCGCGCGCACGCGAAAGGTTCAGGGAGAGCGCACGCGAAAGGCCGGGCCGAGGCGGACGCGAAGGCTGAGGCTCACGCGAAAGGCCGGGCCGAGAACGGGGGCCCGGCACGTGAGGGCCCGGGAGACAGGGGGCGGGCATGGGCTGGTGGCAGGTGAACGCGGACACCCTCGCCGGGAGCCGTTTCGTGCTGTCGCCGCTCGCCGAGACGTTCGCGTGTCTGAAGCTGCTGCACGCGGAAACCGCCACGCACCCCGGTGAACGCGCCTGGCTGAACGCCCATCTGCCGGCGTACCGCGGGCGGCTGGCCGCCGACCCCGTCACCGCGCTGCTCGTGCGCTGCGGGCTGGGGCAGGCGTGGATCGCCGACTTCCTCACCCCGACCCCGTACGGCGACGAGACCTTCGAGACCGAGGTCGCCCGGGTGCGGGAGGTCTCGCCCCGGGACGCCCGCGGCCATCTCGTCCGCTCGGTGGGCGGCCCGCTGCCCGCGGCTCTCGCGGACCGTGACGATCTGCCCGAGCGGGCCGCCGCGCTGCTCACCGCCGTCTGGGAGGAGTCCGTACGCCCCGACTGGGAACGGCGGCGGCGCGTCCTGGAGGCCGATGTGGTGGCCCGGACCGCGCGGTTGGGCCAGGGCGGCTGGGCGGCGGCGCTGAACGGGCTGCGGCCCGGGACACGCTGGCTCGGCGGCAACCGGCTCCAGGTCAACCTCCACGAGTACCCGCCGCGCGAGATCTCCGGCGCCCGGCTCGTCTTCGTCCCCGTCACGCCGAAGGCCGGATGGGTGTCCTGGGAGGGGTTCAGCCGCTACGCCGTGGTCTACCCGTGCGCGGGGGCGCTGGCCGACGTACGGGCCGCGGTGGTGCCGGAGAGTCTGGGGGCGCTGCTCGGGACGGCCCGGGCCGGTGTCCTGGTCCGTCTCGACTCGCCCCTGTCCACCAGTCAGCTGGTCGCCGTGACCGGGCAGGGACTG includes:
- a CDS encoding ArsR/SmtB family transcription factor, with amino-acid sequence MGWWQVNADTLAGSRFVLSPLAETFACLKLLHAETATHPGERAWLNAHLPAYRGRLAADPVTALLVRCGLGQAWIADFLTPTPYGDETFETEVARVREVSPRDARGHLVRSVGGPLPAALADRDDLPERAAALLTAVWEESVRPDWERRRRVLEADVVARTARLGQGGWAAALNGLRPGTRWLGGNRLQVNLHEYPPREISGARLVFVPVTPKAGWVSWEGFSRYAVVYPCAGALADVRAAVVPESLGALLGTARAGVLVRLDSPLSTSQLVAVTGQGLGSVGRHLRVLLDARLVERRRAGRSVLYSRTAAGEVLVTAQRQGTGRGPESPDGRRERTGGAGGTDTDRS